The DNA window GTGGCCAAGGAGAACCTGCGTAACGTACGCTACGGGCAGGGCACCGGCGTCGATCCCCTGCTGCCGGCTGGCACGCTCGATGCCGTCCTCATCGTCGAGACCTACCGGGAGATTCAGTACGGCAATCCGCTGCTCTTCCTGCGAAACGTGCGCGCGGCACTCCGCGAGGGCGGACGCCTGGGCATCGTGGACTACAAGAAGGGCGATGGCGGCCCTGGCCCGGACGGCGCGCGGCCGGATCCGGACACCATCATCGCCGTGGCCGAACGCGCCGGGTTGCGCCTCGCGAAGCGCGAGAGCTTCCTGCCGTTCCAGTTCTTCCTGGTCTTCGTGAAGTGACGGGGCGCGGCCGCCTCTCCGCCTACAATGTCCCCATGAAGGTGGCACTCACGATCGCAGGCAGCGATTCCGGCGGCGGCGCCGGTA is part of the Vicinamibacterales bacterium genome and encodes:
- a CDS encoding class I SAM-dependent methyltransferase yields the protein MLSFSRCARAALVLAVVATAVASAQNRHGVGLFNPTDLGLLESPDRDNWQKPDQIMDSLGIADGAKVADVGAGGGYFTVRLARRVGPNGTVWAEDVQAAMLEAIKRRVAKENLRNVRYGQGTGVDPLLPAGTLDAVLIVETYREIQYGNPLLFLRNVRAALREGGRLGIVDYKKGDGGPGPDGARPDPDTIIAVAERAGLRLAKRESFLPFQFFLVFVK